A single region of the Hyphomonas adhaerens MHS-3 genome encodes:
- a CDS encoding SURF1 family cytochrome oxidase biogenesis protein — MTFRPYPVMTVLTLISLGILIWLGNWQYGRFTEKMALDRQTPDWTVLDGEIVPGSEILSYYFVEGQSGWMRVVAVDTGEAVVYTPIEIVQQIDPPGVCEGEHCPAGRLSARGVYKPAFKRNAFTAADDKANRVFYVLDPAEFASLLPDEPASRVKLEVFEPEVIRFVSESGPYLIDNPYARLRLDDELPPQRHFGYAITWWGLAMALIGVYLAFHHQKGRLRFRNEGKS; from the coding sequence ATGACTTTTCGTCCGTATCCCGTGATGACCGTACTGACGCTGATCAGCCTCGGCATCCTGATCTGGCTTGGCAACTGGCAGTATGGCCGTTTCACAGAGAAAATGGCGCTTGACCGGCAGACGCCGGACTGGACCGTTCTGGACGGTGAGATCGTGCCCGGCAGCGAAATTCTTTCCTACTATTTTGTGGAAGGGCAATCGGGTTGGATGCGCGTGGTCGCCGTCGATACGGGTGAGGCTGTGGTCTACACGCCAATCGAAATCGTCCAGCAAATCGACCCTCCAGGCGTTTGTGAGGGTGAACACTGTCCGGCGGGCCGGTTGTCAGCCAGAGGGGTCTATAAGCCAGCCTTCAAGCGCAACGCCTTCACCGCCGCAGACGACAAGGCAAATCGTGTCTTCTATGTCCTGGACCCTGCAGAGTTCGCGTCGCTTCTCCCGGATGAACCGGCTTCGCGCGTGAAGCTGGAAGTATTCGAGCCGGAGGTCATCCGTTTCGTCTCCGAAAGCGGCCCCTATCTGATCGACAATCCCTATGCGCGTCTGCGCCTGGATGACGAATTGCCACCACAACGGCATTTTGGGTATGCGATCACCTGGTGGGGGCTGGCCATGGCGCTTATCGGCGTATATCTCGCCTTTCATCACCAGAAGGGACGTCTCAGGTTCCGGAACGAGGGCAAATCGTGA
- a CDS encoding cytochrome c oxidase assembly protein: protein MRLSNAKVAGISLAVFTAMLGLGFAAKPLYGTFCRVTGYGGTTRIATSAPKEIVDQTITVRFDTNVADVPLEFRPLQRSEDVKIGQHGLAFFEVSNPTDEEIHVIAAYNVTPHYSGKYFNKLECFCFDERVIAPHETKKLPVVYFISPDMVDDHVADQLETITLSYTFYESSKYNGPKTQAALGAANSATGG from the coding sequence ATGAGACTGTCGAACGCCAAAGTCGCCGGCATTTCGCTGGCGGTCTTCACGGCCATGCTGGGCCTCGGATTTGCCGCGAAGCCGCTGTACGGCACCTTCTGCCGGGTGACCGGATACGGTGGTACCACCAGAATCGCCACATCGGCGCCGAAGGAGATTGTCGATCAGACCATCACCGTGCGTTTCGATACGAATGTGGCCGACGTACCGTTGGAATTCCGCCCATTACAGCGCTCCGAAGATGTGAAAATCGGTCAGCATGGCCTGGCGTTTTTCGAGGTGTCCAATCCGACCGACGAAGAAATTCACGTTATTGCGGCGTATAATGTGACGCCGCATTATTCCGGCAAATACTTCAACAAGCTGGAGTGTTTCTGTTTCGATGAGCGGGTGATTGCGCCTCACGAGACCAAGAAACTGCCCGTGGTGTACTTCATCTCGCCAGATATGGTGGATGACCATGTGGCAGACCAGCTGGAGACGATTACGCTCAGCTACACTTTCTATGAAAGTTCGAAATACAATGGGCCCAAGACCCAAGCGGCTTTAGGTGCGGCGAATTCAGCCACGGGCGGCTGA
- a CDS encoding GNAT family N-acetyltransferase, with protein MLPPLRETLVTTERLVLAPPFRADFAEWADLRERSRTHLEPWEPVWPSDVHSKADWSRRLKAWHSSWRNGRAHVFLIRRQTDNRLIGGVSLTNVRGWPAQAANLGYWIGADHQGNGYMHEAVGTICTWAFQILDLWRIEAGTLPTNKRSQRVLAKVGFEREGYARDYLEIAGKREDHVLFALVRPTMQR; from the coding sequence ATGTTGCCGCCCTTGCGCGAAACGCTGGTAACGACGGAGCGGCTGGTGCTCGCGCCGCCGTTCCGGGCCGATTTTGCGGAGTGGGCAGATTTGCGGGAGCGCAGCCGGACGCATCTGGAGCCCTGGGAACCTGTCTGGCCAAGCGATGTGCACAGCAAGGCGGACTGGAGCCGGCGCCTGAAGGCCTGGCACAGCAGTTGGCGTAATGGCCGGGCGCACGTCTTCCTGATCCGCCGTCAAACCGACAACCGGCTCATCGGAGGCGTTTCGCTTACCAATGTACGTGGCTGGCCGGCCCAGGCCGCCAATCTCGGCTACTGGATCGGGGCGGACCATCAAGGCAACGGATACATGCATGAAGCCGTAGGCACGATTTGTACCTGGGCGTTCCAGATTCTTGACCTTTGGCGTATCGAAGCGGGTACCTTGCCAACCAATAAACGGTCTCAGCGGGTCCTCGCGAAAGTCGGTTTCGAACGGGAAGGATATGCCCGCGATTATCTCGAGATTGCGGGAAAGCGTGAAGACCACGTACTTTTCGCTCTCGTCAGGCCGACGATGCAGCGTTAG
- the coxB gene encoding cytochrome c oxidase subunit II, producing MRHLLAALSAALFAAPAFAAIPRDGALGFQPAATRIAERIHHFHTFLLWIIIPITIFVLLLLAYVMLRHNKRSNPTPRKFSHNTLIEVIWTVVPALILVAIASQSFPNLYYQDVPPNLQQVQDKANKLLADGKSGEYERFTKEYNPEAAAQGFVNVKAQGNQWNWTYTYPDITDDAGYPLEFVSNPLQVGLSTDSKEGVRNLSVDYPMVVPVGRYVRYYTAAADVIHSFAVPAFGIKTDAVPGRLNEGWFLVDEPGTYYGQCSELCGVNHAFMPIEVRVVPQEQFDRWAQLMLAGDYDAAAASVQNIASVEPATQLAAITE from the coding sequence GTGCGACACCTTCTTGCCGCTCTTAGCGCAGCGTTGTTCGCCGCTCCGGCTTTTGCTGCCATTCCGCGTGATGGCGCTCTGGGCTTCCAGCCCGCCGCGACGCGTATTGCCGAGCGTATTCACCACTTCCACACCTTCCTGCTGTGGATCATTATTCCCATTACGATTTTCGTTCTGCTTCTGCTGGCGTACGTGATGCTGCGCCACAATAAGCGGTCAAATCCAACACCACGGAAGTTCAGCCACAATACGCTGATCGAGGTGATCTGGACCGTCGTTCCGGCGCTGATCCTTGTGGCCATTGCCAGCCAGTCCTTCCCGAACCTTTACTATCAGGACGTTCCGCCGAACCTGCAGCAGGTTCAGGACAAGGCGAACAAGTTGCTCGCTGACGGCAAGTCGGGCGAGTACGAGCGCTTCACGAAGGAATACAATCCCGAGGCGGCTGCCCAGGGCTTCGTGAACGTCAAGGCGCAGGGTAACCAGTGGAACTGGACTTATACCTATCCGGATATCACTGATGACGCCGGCTACCCGCTGGAGTTCGTGTCGAACCCGCTTCAGGTCGGCCTGTCGACCGATTCCAAGGAAGGCGTTCGCAACCTGTCCGTCGACTATCCGATGGTCGTGCCGGTTGGCCGCTACGTCCGTTACTATACCGCCGCTGCCGACGTGATCCACTCGTTCGCCGTGCCGGCCTTCGGTATCAAGACGGATGCCGTTCCGGGCCGCCTGAACGAAGGCTGGTTCCTCGTTGACGAGCCCGGCACCTATTACGGCCAGTGCTCGGAACTGTGCGGTGTGAACCATGCTTTCATGCCGATCGAAGTCCGGGTCGTGCCGCAGGAACAATTCGATCGTTGGGCGCAGCTGATGCTGGCCGGCGACTATGATGCTGCGGCCGCTTCGGTGCAGAACATCGCTTCCGTTGAACCGGCGACCCAACTCGCCGCGATCACTGAATAA
- a CDS encoding cytochrome c oxidase subunit 3 — translation MAHGEVKHDYHLVNPSPWPLLGSLSVLVLALGGVNFMKGLFGMEKGTVWLLALGFAMVGWVMIGWWREVIKEGKIGDHTPVVSIGLRYGMILFIASEVMFFVGWFWSFFEFAIFHGARVGETWDAANPLFADALSKFSDWPPVGVETFDPFHLPLINTLILLLSGTTVTWAHHALQHDDRSGAKLGLLVTILLGMAFTALQVFEYSHAQFSFDGTLYGSAFFMATGFHGAHVVIGTLFLIVCLLRLLMGGMSAKKHLGFEFAAWYWHFVDVVWLFLFAFVYVTPYLALGAGH, via the coding sequence ATGGCTCACGGCGAAGTCAAACACGATTATCATCTGGTCAACCCGTCACCGTGGCCGCTGCTCGGCTCGTTGTCGGTACTGGTTCTGGCGCTTGGCGGCGTCAATTTCATGAAAGGCCTTTTCGGCATGGAAAAGGGAACCGTGTGGCTTCTGGCCCTCGGTTTTGCCATGGTCGGCTGGGTCATGATCGGCTGGTGGCGCGAAGTCATCAAGGAAGGCAAGATCGGCGACCATACGCCGGTTGTTTCCATTGGTCTCCGCTACGGCATGATTTTGTTTATCGCTTCTGAAGTGATGTTCTTCGTCGGCTGGTTCTGGAGCTTCTTCGAATTTGCCATTTTCCACGGCGCCCGCGTCGGTGAAACCTGGGACGCAGCCAATCCGCTGTTCGCGGACGCTCTGTCGAAATTCAGTGATTGGCCGCCGGTTGGCGTCGAAACCTTCGACCCGTTTCATCTGCCGCTGATCAACACACTGATCCTGCTGCTGTCCGGTACGACTGTGACCTGGGCGCACCACGCGCTGCAGCATGATGACCGGTCCGGCGCAAAACTGGGCCTTCTGGTTACTATCCTGCTCGGCATGGCCTTCACCGCGCTGCAGGTGTTCGAGTACAGCCACGCTCAATTCAGCTTCGATGGCACGCTGTATGGTTCGGCCTTCTTCATGGCCACCGGCTTCCACGGCGCACACGTTGTGATCGGTACGTTGTTCCTGATCGTGTGCCTGCTTCGCCTGCTTATGGGCGGCATGTCGGCCAAGAAACATCTCGGCTTTGAATTTGCCGCTTGGTACTGGCACTTCGTTGACGTCGTCTGGCTGTTCCTGTTCGCCTTCGTCTACGTGACGCCCTACCTCGCGCTGGGTGCCGGGCACTAG
- the ctaD gene encoding cytochrome c oxidase subunit I, with amino-acid sequence MPMDEVALDHAHDDHDHKPGFFTRWLFSTNHKDIGTLYLIFAMIAGIVGYTLSGLIRWELAEPGIGVLTRFVAGEGDVAIQNAKHFYNMVITYHGLIMIFFMVMPALIGGFGNWFVPLMIGAPDMAFPRMNNISFWLTVAAFVLACISMTIPGGSAGNGFAGGWVLYPPLSSTTGHPGPAMDVLILSLHTAGIASILGAINFIVTILNMRAPGMTLHKMPLFAWGVLVTAVLLLLSLPVLAAALTMLLTDRNFGSQFFNPAGGGDPVMFQHLFWFFGHPEVYIMILPAFGIISHIVSTFSKKPIFGYLGMAYAMVSIGVIGFVVWAHHMYTVGMDVDLKAYFVAATMVIAVPTGIKIFSWIATMWGGSIEFKVPMLWAIGFIALFTVGGVTGVVLANAGIDHSLHDTYYVVAHFHYVLSLGAVFGLFAGWYYWFEKMFGIKYNGFLGGLHFWLMFIGSNVLFFPQHFLGLQGMPRRYIDYADGFATWHHISSIGYAITMVATLVFFIGLAEALIRRRKGVANPWGEGATTLEWTLPSPPPFHQYNELPHVTAKGGH; translated from the coding sequence ATGCCCATGGATGAAGTCGCCCTCGACCACGCCCACGACGATCATGACCACAAGCCTGGTTTCTTCACGCGTTGGCTGTTTTCCACCAACCACAAGGATATCGGTACGCTGTACCTGATCTTCGCGATGATCGCGGGGATCGTGGGATACACGCTTTCCGGCCTGATCCGCTGGGAACTTGCCGAGCCGGGTATCGGCGTGCTGACGCGCTTCGTTGCCGGTGAAGGCGACGTGGCGATTCAGAATGCCAAGCATTTCTACAACATGGTCATCACCTATCACGGCCTGATCATGATCTTCTTCATGGTCATGCCGGCCCTGATCGGCGGCTTCGGCAACTGGTTCGTGCCTCTGATGATCGGCGCGCCTGACATGGCGTTCCCGCGGATGAACAACATCTCGTTCTGGCTGACCGTTGCTGCTTTCGTCCTGGCTTGCATCTCGATGACGATCCCGGGCGGTTCGGCGGGCAATGGCTTTGCAGGTGGTTGGGTGCTTTACCCGCCGCTGTCCTCGACGACCGGTCACCCCGGTCCTGCAATGGATGTCTTGATCCTTTCGCTCCACACTGCCGGTATCGCGTCGATCCTGGGTGCCATCAACTTCATCGTGACCATCCTGAACATGCGCGCGCCGGGCATGACCCTGCACAAGATGCCGCTGTTCGCCTGGGGTGTGCTCGTAACGGCTGTCCTGCTTCTGCTGTCACTTCCGGTGCTCGCTGCTGCGCTGACCATGCTGTTGACGGACCGGAACTTCGGTTCCCAGTTCTTCAACCCGGCCGGTGGCGGTGACCCGGTCATGTTCCAGCACCTGTTCTGGTTCTTCGGTCACCCGGAAGTCTACATCATGATCCTGCCGGCCTTCGGCATCATCAGCCACATCGTGTCGACCTTCTCCAAGAAACCGATCTTCGGTTATCTCGGCATGGCCTACGCCATGGTGTCGATCGGCGTCATTGGCTTCGTCGTGTGGGCGCACCACATGTACACGGTCGGTATGGATGTGGACCTGAAAGCCTATTTCGTTGCCGCGACGATGGTCATCGCCGTTCCGACGGGGATCAAGATCTTCTCGTGGATCGCCACGATGTGGGGCGGTTCGATCGAATTCAAGGTCCCGATGCTCTGGGCCATTGGCTTCATCGCGCTCTTCACAGTTGGCGGGGTCACAGGGGTTGTGCTTGCCAATGCGGGCATCGACCACTCGCTGCACGACACTTATTACGTGGTGGCGCACTTCCACTACGTGCTGTCGCTCGGCGCTGTGTTCGGTCTCTTCGCAGGCTGGTACTACTGGTTCGAGAAAATGTTCGGCATCAAGTACAATGGTTTCCTTGGCGGCCTGCATTTCTGGCTGATGTTCATCGGCTCCAACGTCCTGTTCTTCCCGCAGCACTTCCTGGGCCTGCAGGGCATGCCGCGCCGCTACATCGACTATGCCGACGGCTTTGCCACCTGGCACCACATCTCTTCGATCGGTTACGCCATCACCATGGTTGCCACGCTGGTCTTCTTCATCGGTTTGGCTGAAGCCCTGATCCGCCGTCGCAAGGGTGTGGCCAATCCGTGGGGCGAAGGTGCCACGACGCTGGAATGGACGCTGCCGTCGCCGCCGCCGTTCCACCAGTACAATGAACTGCCGCACGTTACGGCCAAGGGCGGTCACTAA
- the thrC gene encoding threonine synthase, translated as MKYISTRGQAPSTDFAGACLAGLAPDGGLYVPESFPQIDPPAKGETYHEVAARILSAFTGDAIPLDDLKPLCARAYGSFAHQCVAPLTQWRQDAWLMELHHGPTLAFKDIAMQIIAQIYDYLLDKSGQRMMIVCATSGDTGGAAAAAFAGAKNTDLVILHPHGRISPVQRMFMTTTGASNIVNLALDGDFDDCQAIVKDMFGDREFVNRVNLSGVNSINWARVAAQSVYYATVQAALGGALRFVVPSGNMGDALAGYVAARCGLLSGGFEAVCAVNANDALARLFNTGVMSRASAVATPSPAMDISVPSNFERLLFEMTGRDADAVRTTYDTYKQAGEAPLPEEAVSRLKCSGLSAASVSNDETMGEMARFEQETGWQICPHTAVGTFHARRLPDADVKTVVLATAAAAKFPETVEEATGRKPVMPARAEALYQHDEVFERTEASIAAVRARIEQHVGRSR; from the coding sequence GTGAAGTATATCTCTACCCGGGGCCAGGCTCCGTCTACTGACTTTGCCGGCGCGTGCCTGGCTGGCCTGGCGCCGGACGGCGGGCTGTATGTGCCGGAAAGTTTTCCGCAGATTGATCCCCCTGCAAAGGGCGAAACCTATCATGAAGTCGCCGCGCGCATTCTTTCCGCTTTCACGGGCGATGCGATTCCGCTGGACGACCTGAAACCGCTTTGCGCGCGGGCATATGGCAGCTTCGCGCACCAATGCGTCGCTCCGCTGACCCAGTGGCGTCAGGATGCATGGCTGATGGAATTGCATCATGGCCCGACGCTGGCGTTCAAGGATATCGCGATGCAGATCATCGCGCAGATCTACGACTATCTCCTCGATAAATCCGGACAGCGTATGATGATTGTCTGCGCGACCTCTGGTGACACAGGGGGCGCAGCAGCAGCCGCGTTTGCCGGCGCAAAGAATACTGATCTCGTGATCCTGCATCCGCATGGGCGGATTTCGCCGGTGCAGCGGATGTTCATGACCACGACCGGCGCGTCGAATATCGTGAACCTGGCGCTTGATGGCGATTTCGATGACTGTCAGGCGATCGTGAAAGACATGTTCGGTGACCGGGAATTTGTAAACCGGGTGAATCTGTCTGGCGTCAATTCCATTAACTGGGCCCGGGTGGCAGCGCAGTCGGTCTATTACGCGACAGTGCAGGCGGCGCTTGGCGGCGCGCTCCGCTTTGTCGTGCCCAGCGGAAACATGGGTGATGCGCTGGCGGGGTATGTGGCTGCGCGCTGCGGTCTTCTGAGTGGTGGATTCGAAGCGGTGTGTGCGGTGAACGCGAACGATGCGCTCGCCCGCCTGTTCAATACCGGCGTGATGTCCCGCGCCTCGGCGGTCGCGACGCCGAGCCCGGCTATGGATATTTCCGTGCCGTCCAACTTCGAACGGCTGCTGTTTGAAATGACCGGGCGTGATGCCGATGCCGTCCGCACCACATACGATACCTACAAGCAGGCTGGCGAAGCGCCTTTGCCGGAAGAGGCTGTCTCACGCCTGAAATGCTCTGGCCTGTCGGCCGCCTCTGTCAGCAATGACGAGACTATGGGGGAGATGGCGCGTTTCGAACAGGAGACAGGGTGGCAGATTTGTCCGCATACAGCGGTCGGAACCTTCCACGCTCGCCGTCTGCCTGACGCCGATGTCAAAACGGTAGTTCTCGCCACTGCGGCGGCGGCCAAGTTTCCTGAAACTGTGGAAGAGGCGACCGGGCGCAAGCCTGTGATGCCCGCGCGGGCGGAAGCGCTCTACCAACACGACGAAGTGTTTGAGCGGACTGAGGCATCCATTGCCGCTGTCCGCGCGCGCATCGAGCAGCATGTGGGGCGGAGCCGGTAG
- a CDS encoding EAL domain-containing protein, which translates to MAQPSEISPQGNWHWSAPAKRLVIDVPPGSPYSELSGDWSIDALEQMLEGLSRGRLERTFDAGEGPVRCNLRLSSGRGVHLVGAFVGDTEARGMLLTGDDLQEIDPSDLKPGPDLAPVFQPIVSLRNGQVAGFEALARWDDGDFTSPPSRYEDEALASNMLIRSAEALARLRDITGREDLFMQVNLTARDLARGTLPALVEALINGYNLPERSMKIELTEQAALRDADFALSAALALKAVGAGLVLDDFGTGHSSFAWLADLPADSLKIDHGLTRRLGQHRTDTILSTITLLANRLGMTSTAEGVERKEDAARLRALGFDHVQGFAFARPMDIESAIRFMRY; encoded by the coding sequence ATGGCGCAACCTTCCGAGATAAGCCCGCAGGGCAACTGGCACTGGAGTGCCCCGGCCAAGCGCCTCGTGATCGATGTGCCGCCTGGGTCTCCCTATTCTGAGCTGTCCGGGGACTGGTCCATCGATGCGCTGGAACAGATGCTCGAGGGCCTGAGCCGCGGACGCCTGGAGCGGACATTCGACGCAGGTGAGGGGCCTGTACGCTGCAACCTCCGCCTGTCGAGCGGGCGCGGTGTCCATCTTGTCGGGGCGTTTGTCGGAGATACGGAAGCGCGCGGCATGCTGCTGACGGGAGATGATCTGCAGGAGATCGACCCGTCAGACCTGAAGCCCGGGCCGGACCTCGCGCCGGTCTTCCAGCCAATTGTGTCTTTGCGCAACGGGCAGGTTGCCGGATTTGAGGCACTGGCCCGTTGGGACGATGGTGACTTCACGTCGCCGCCCAGCCGATATGAGGATGAGGCGCTCGCCTCCAACATGCTGATCCGATCCGCTGAAGCTCTGGCGCGGCTGCGCGACATTACAGGGCGCGAGGACCTGTTCATGCAGGTCAACCTGACAGCGAGAGATCTCGCCCGCGGGACGTTGCCTGCGCTCGTTGAGGCATTGATCAACGGCTATAATTTGCCGGAACGCTCGATGAAGATCGAGTTGACCGAACAGGCTGCCCTGCGCGACGCAGATTTTGCCTTGTCGGCGGCCCTCGCATTGAAAGCCGTGGGGGCGGGGCTGGTTCTGGATGATTTCGGCACCGGGCATTCTTCGTTCGCCTGGCTGGCGGATCTTCCGGCGGATAGCCTCAAGATCGACCACGGCCTGACCCGGCGGCTGGGCCAGCACCGGACGGACACAATCCTTTCAACCATCACGCTCCTTGCCAATCGCCTTGGCATGACCAGCACGGCGGAGGGGGTTGAACGCAAGGAAGACGCAGCGCGGCTGCGCGCGCTCGGCTTCGATCATGTGCAGGGATTTGCGTTTGCGCGGCCTATGGATATCGAATCCGCGATCCGCTTCATGCGCTATTGA
- a CDS encoding tetratricopeptide repeat protein yields MIRSALLAASLLAIAAPTASAQVSVIGGGIASDCYEAALYGRVSPQEGERICTKAIQAEMMKLENRAATYTNRGVLRMRAGDYDGALSDYGTAKKMKPELGAVWLNEGAAYIFLKDFDSALVSLNKAIELDSQELYAAYYNRAIARENTGDLVGAYSDFQKTLELNPEFERAKWQLTRFTVTN; encoded by the coding sequence ATGATCCGATCTGCCCTGCTTGCCGCCAGCTTACTTGCTATCGCTGCGCCCACTGCGTCCGCTCAAGTGTCCGTCATCGGCGGCGGAATCGCCAGCGACTGCTACGAAGCGGCCCTGTACGGCCGTGTTTCGCCTCAGGAAGGCGAGCGAATCTGCACCAAGGCCATTCAGGCCGAAATGATGAAATTGGAGAACCGGGCGGCGACCTACACGAATCGCGGCGTGCTGCGCATGCGGGCGGGCGATTATGACGGCGCCCTGTCCGACTACGGCACCGCCAAGAAGATGAAACCCGAGCTCGGCGCCGTTTGGCTGAACGAGGGAGCGGCCTATATTTTCCTCAAGGATTTCGACTCAGCCCTGGTCTCACTGAACAAGGCAATCGAACTCGACAGCCAGGAACTCTATGCCGCCTATTACAACCGGGCCATCGCGCGTGAAAACACCGGAGATCTGGTCGGCGCCTATTCGGACTTCCAGAAAACCCTGGAACTCA
- the cyoE gene encoding heme o synthase, whose product MTDAPATPEKRYGTAGDYVQLLKPRIMMLVVFTAVAGLIAATGVTGQSMNPVMAAIAVLAVALGSGAAGAINMWYDSDIDQVMTRTSTRPIPSGAVPREEAIAMGMIMSGVSVLLMWLASNWLAAALLAFSIFYYGVIYTMWLKRSTPQNIVIGGGAGAFPPVIGWAAVTGNTPLDAWILFAITFFWTPPHFWALSLLAHSEYEKAGVPMLPVTHGAKATRLQMLIYTFVLAAVSMAPLVTGLGGWVYGVVTGVLNLAFLYFAVRVWRSHAGDNGASGADQKLARSMFLFSILYLFLVFAALIVEHAAGLHFPVGVL is encoded by the coding sequence ATGACCGACGCCCCCGCCACTCCAGAAAAGCGCTACGGCACTGCTGGCGACTATGTGCAGCTGCTCAAGCCGCGCATCATGATGCTGGTCGTGTTCACCGCAGTGGCGGGTCTGATTGCGGCCACCGGCGTGACCGGTCAGTCAATGAATCCAGTCATGGCAGCGATCGCCGTGCTTGCCGTGGCGCTTGGGTCCGGCGCGGCGGGCGCGATCAACATGTGGTACGATTCCGATATCGACCAGGTGATGACGCGAACGTCCACGCGGCCGATCCCGTCCGGAGCTGTGCCGCGTGAAGAGGCAATTGCAATGGGCATGATCATGAGCGGCGTGTCCGTTCTGCTCATGTGGCTTGCGTCGAACTGGCTGGCAGCTGCGTTGCTCGCATTTTCGATCTTCTACTACGGCGTCATTTACACGATGTGGCTGAAGCGTTCGACGCCGCAGAACATTGTTATCGGCGGTGGAGCCGGGGCCTTTCCGCCGGTGATCGGCTGGGCGGCCGTAACGGGCAATACGCCACTTGATGCGTGGATCCTTTTCGCCATCACCTTCTTCTGGACCCCACCGCATTTCTGGGCGCTGAGCCTGCTGGCCCATTCGGAATATGAAAAAGCAGGCGTGCCGATGCTGCCGGTGACGCATGGTGCGAAAGCCACCCGGCTGCAGATGCTGATCTATACATTTGTACTGGCGGCAGTTTCCATGGCGCCGTTGGTGACCGGGCTTGGCGGCTGGGTCTATGGCGTCGTGACAGGCGTGTTGAACCTCGCCTTCCTGTATTTTGCGGTGCGTGTCTGGCGCTCGCATGCCGGAGACAATGGGGCCTCGGGGGCAGACCAGAAGCTGGCACGCAGCATGTTCCTGTTTTCGATCCTTTATCTGTTCCTCGTCTTCGCGGCTCTGATCGTAGAGCACGCGGCCGGACTGCATTTTCCTGTCGGAGTCCTGTAA